In Lacibacter sp. H375, one DNA window encodes the following:
- a CDS encoding DNA alkylation repair protein, with translation MHSYLIPLIKLFEQHANAGNAEGMKAYMLNQFDFYGLKAPVWRKLSKEYFKEALPPFGEVEGIIKDCWQHPKRELQYVAIELLASYQKHWKEETISIIEYILTHKSWWETVDHAATSLTGPYFKKYPEQQRKITTKWNKSSSIWLQRSSIMFQKMYKKETDTDLLSKNILSLRHSKEFFIQKAIGWALREYSKTDAKWVRAFVKKHSLSPLSEREALKRVSK, from the coding sequence ATGCATTCTTATCTTATTCCTCTTATAAAATTATTTGAGCAACATGCCAATGCTGGTAATGCAGAAGGCATGAAAGCTTATATGTTAAACCAGTTTGATTTCTATGGTTTAAAAGCTCCCGTTTGGCGCAAACTCAGCAAAGAATATTTTAAGGAAGCGTTACCTCCCTTTGGAGAAGTTGAAGGCATCATTAAAGACTGCTGGCAACATCCGAAGAGAGAACTGCAATACGTAGCAATTGAACTGTTAGCCAGTTATCAAAAACACTGGAAGGAAGAAACCATCAGTATCATTGAATACATACTCACACATAAAAGCTGGTGGGAGACAGTTGATCATGCAGCCACTTCATTAACCGGACCTTACTTTAAAAAATATCCTGAACAACAACGAAAGATCACAACAAAATGGAATAAGAGCAGCAGTATTTGGTTGCAACGCAGCAGCATCATGTTTCAGAAAATGTACAAGAAAGAAACAGATACAGATCTATTAAGTAAAAACATCCTGTCTCTCAGACATTCAAAAGAATTCTTTATACAAAAAGCAATTGGTTGGGCCTTACGGGAGTATTCAAAAACAGATGCAAAATGGGTTCGTGCTTTTGTAAAAAAACATTCCCTTTCACCGTTAAGCGAAAGGGAAGCTTTAAAAAGAGTCAGCAAGTAA
- a CDS encoding PspC family transcriptional regulator, translating to MNRLRHIIEWNVFGVCTWLGEKMGIATSTIRKYFIYISFLTMGSPLIIYFFIAFWMNVRQYIWFRKRNPLRY from the coding sequence ATGAACCGTTTGCGGCACATTATTGAATGGAACGTATTTGGCGTTTGTACCTGGTTAGGGGAGAAAATGGGTATTGCCACAAGCACTATCCGCAAGTATTTTATATATATATCCTTTCTTACCATGGGTTCGCCATTGATAATCTACTTCTTTATTGCCTTCTGGATGAACGTTCGTCAGTACATCTGGTTCAGAAAACGGAACCCTCTGCGCTACTAA
- the gatC gene encoding Asp-tRNA(Asn)/Glu-tRNA(Gln) amidotransferase subunit GatC, translating to MEVNHALIDKLSLLARLEIKPEEKEKLREDLQQMIGFIEKLQELDTTGIEPLMHLTEEINVLREDEVKGSVERETGLENAALRNEHFFMVPKVIKK from the coding sequence ATGGAAGTAAACCATGCACTTATCGATAAATTGAGCCTGCTCGCCAGGCTGGAGATCAAACCCGAGGAAAAAGAAAAGCTACGGGAAGATCTGCAGCAGATGATTGGTTTTATTGAGAAACTGCAGGAGCTTGATACAACAGGCATTGAACCATTGATGCACCTTACCGAAGAGATCAATGTGTTGCGTGAAGATGAAGTGAAGGGTTCTGTTGAACGGGAAACAGGTCTCGAAAATGCAGCTCTACGGAACGAACATTTTTTCATGGTTCCGAAAGTCATCAAAAAATAA
- a CDS encoding gamma-glutamyltransferase family protein has product MRKLFSVATAFLFSLSIFAQQTQKPPLHGKQWMAITGKPLAATAGSMIFQKGGNAVDAACAMLGATCTMWDVLSWGGETQALIYNPKTGKVIGINALGVAPTGATAEYYKSKGYNFPPEYGPLAAVTPGTVGGLCLMLANYGTMSLKEVLAPSMQLAAGYPIDAQTANSMERGKQRIKEWPYSKKVFLPHLGEKREAPEAGEIFVQKDLLETLTKMVEAEQDALKKGKSRKEAIMAAYDRFYKGDIAKEFVRGCQEQGGLITMNDLANWKPIEEEPMHVNYKGIEVYKLQQWTQGPMLLQSLNILENFDLKNMGYNSSRYIHTLYQTMNMTFADRDFYYGDPAFPPAEPIKGLLTKEYARQRARMISMERNMANIGPGDPYPFEGKINPFVDVLKKRGFSLDTTSTQNRNFAPTHDVRNEAVASVDAEYMEHLWAGTTSVEAADAEGWVVSITPSGGWLPATIAGNTGIGMSQRGQSFVLDATLNPFNVIEPGKRPRVTLTPTMALKDGKPFLSFAVQGGDTQDQNLLQFFLNIVEFGMTVQEACEAANINTNQLWLSLGGSKTEDRQPKPGHLLLHTNTSEWVRKELRKMGYTLFFEDRTSGPINAIWFDWKHKSFWGGSSNHGEDYGIAW; this is encoded by the coding sequence ATGAGAAAATTATTCAGCGTGGCTACAGCCTTCCTGTTTTCTTTATCAATATTCGCACAACAAACACAAAAGCCCCCTTTACATGGTAAACAATGGATGGCCATTACCGGTAAGCCATTGGCAGCAACAGCCGGCTCTATGATTTTTCAGAAAGGCGGCAATGCAGTTGATGCAGCATGCGCCATGTTGGGAGCAACCTGCACTATGTGGGATGTATTGAGCTGGGGCGGTGAAACACAGGCGCTCATTTACAATCCTAAGACGGGAAAAGTAATTGGCATTAATGCATTAGGTGTTGCACCAACAGGTGCTACAGCTGAATACTATAAAAGCAAAGGATATAATTTTCCTCCGGAGTACGGCCCGCTTGCAGCTGTTACGCCTGGTACTGTTGGTGGGTTGTGTTTGATGTTAGCCAACTATGGCACCATGAGTTTGAAAGAAGTGCTTGCACCATCTATGCAATTAGCAGCAGGTTATCCTATTGATGCACAAACAGCTAATAGTATGGAGCGTGGTAAACAACGTATCAAAGAATGGCCTTACAGTAAAAAAGTTTTCCTTCCTCATCTTGGAGAAAAAAGAGAGGCACCTGAAGCAGGTGAAATTTTTGTACAAAAAGATTTATTGGAAACACTCACCAAAATGGTGGAAGCTGAACAGGACGCTTTGAAAAAAGGCAAGAGTCGCAAAGAAGCCATCATGGCTGCTTATGATCGTTTTTACAAAGGTGATATTGCAAAAGAGTTTGTACGTGGTTGCCAGGAACAAGGAGGGCTAATTACAATGAATGACCTTGCCAACTGGAAGCCAATTGAAGAAGAACCCATGCATGTAAATTATAAAGGAATTGAAGTCTATAAACTGCAGCAATGGACTCAGGGACCGATGTTGTTACAAAGTCTCAACATTCTTGAAAATTTTGACTTGAAGAATATGGGTTATAACAGCAGCAGGTATATTCATACGCTTTATCAAACCATGAATATGACTTTTGCCGATCGTGATTTTTATTATGGTGATCCTGCGTTTCCACCCGCAGAGCCAATAAAAGGTTTGTTAACTAAAGAATATGCAAGACAGCGTGCGAGAATGATCTCGATGGAACGCAACATGGCAAACATTGGACCTGGTGATCCGTATCCGTTTGAAGGAAAAATAAATCCATTTGTTGATGTGTTGAAAAAGAGAGGCTTTAGTTTAGATACCACTTCTACTCAAAACAGAAATTTCGCTCCTACGCATGATGTGCGCAATGAAGCTGTTGCTTCTGTTGATGCGGAATATATGGAACACTTGTGGGCCGGCACCACATCGGTTGAAGCTGCAGATGCTGAAGGTTGGGTTGTTTCGATTACTCCATCGGGTGGATGGTTGCCGGCAACAATAGCCGGGAACACAGGAATTGGCATGAGTCAACGTGGACAAAGTTTTGTATTGGATGCAACTCTCAATCCATTTAACGTAATTGAACCGGGGAAACGCCCAAGAGTAACATTAACTCCAACCATGGCATTGAAAGACGGGAAACCATTTTTGTCATTTGCTGTACAAGGCGGCGATACACAGGATCAAAATCTATTGCAGTTCTTTTTAAACATTGTTGAATTTGGCATGACAGTTCAGGAAGCATGTGAAGCTGCAAACATCAATACCAATCAACTATGGTTATCGTTGGGCGGTAGTAAAACAGAAGATCGACAACCAAAACCCGGCCATTTGTTATTACATACCAATACTTCCGAATGGGTGAGAAAAGAACTACGAAAAATGGGTTATACACTCTTTTTTGAAGATAGAACAAGCGGCCCAATCAATGCCATCTGGTTCGATTGGAAACACAAAAGTTTCTGGGGCGGCAGCAGTAATCATGGCGAAGATTATGGTATTGCCTGGTAA
- a CDS encoding cob(I)yrinic acid a,c-diamide adenosyltransferase translates to MAHKIYTKTGDLGKTSLIGGTKVPKSHIRIETYGTVDELNSYIGLVTDHVADVHTKAVLKEIQDRLFTIGSSLACDPEKEPKMKIPDLKEKDVVLLEKEMDKMNDAIPPMKFFVLPGGHVSVSTMHVARCVCRRCERLCVHMQQEEMFVEPLVIKYINRLSDYLFVLARYTGHQLGVEEIPWKPRV, encoded by the coding sequence ATGGCACATAAGATCTATACCAAAACAGGCGACCTCGGTAAAACAAGTTTAATTGGTGGTACTAAAGTGCCGAAAAGCCATATACGCATTGAAACCTATGGCACTGTTGATGAATTGAACTCCTATATCGGTTTGGTTACTGATCATGTAGCCGATGTACATACAAAAGCAGTGCTGAAAGAAATACAGGATCGTTTGTTTACCATTGGTTCTTCATTGGCTTGTGATCCGGAGAAAGAACCCAAAATGAAAATTCCTGATCTGAAGGAAAAAGATGTTGTCTTACTGGAAAAAGAAATGGATAAGATGAATGATGCCATTCCGCCGATGAAGTTTTTTGTTTTACCCGGCGGACATGTATCTGTAAGCACCATGCATGTTGCCCGTTGTGTATGCCGCCGTTGCGAACGTTTATGCGTTCACATGCAGCAGGAAGAAATGTTTGTTGAACCCCTTGTGATTAAATACATCAACCGCCTCAGTGATTATTTGTTTGTATTGGCCCGTTACACCGGTCATCAGTTAGGAGTTGAAGAAATTCCGTGGAAGCCGAGAGTTTGA
- a CDS encoding ABC transporter ATP-binding protein: MLTCKQITKRYGSLEVLKGVDLQISKGEIVSLVGSSGAGKSTLLHILGTLDEADGGQVWLNNVQVNQLKGDELAGFRNRHIGFVFQFHHLLPEFTALENVCIPGWLGAKKKKEVETRAIELLKMLGLSDRMQNKPSELSGGEQQRVAVARALINNPDIIMADEPTGNLDSTHARELHQLFFDLRKQFNQTFLIVTHNEELAAQCDRTVHMKDGRIISSTN, encoded by the coding sequence ATGCTTACTTGTAAACAGATAACCAAACGATACGGCAGCCTGGAAGTGTTGAAGGGCGTGGATTTGCAGATCAGCAAAGGCGAAATTGTGAGCCTGGTTGGGAGCAGTGGTGCGGGCAAAAGCACGTTGCTGCACATACTCGGCACACTGGATGAAGCCGATGGCGGGCAGGTTTGGCTGAATAATGTACAGGTGAATCAGTTAAAAGGAGATGAGCTGGCTGGTTTCCGCAACCGGCATATTGGTTTTGTATTCCAGTTCCATCATTTGTTGCCTGAGTTTACCGCTTTGGAAAATGTTTGCATTCCCGGATGGCTGGGTGCGAAAAAGAAAAAAGAAGTGGAAACAAGGGCCATTGAATTGTTGAAGATGCTCGGTCTTTCAGATCGTATGCAGAACAAACCTTCTGAATTAAGCGGTGGTGAACAGCAACGTGTGGCGGTTGCACGTGCCTTGATCAATAATCCCGATATTATTATGGCTGATGAGCCAACCGGTAACTTAGACAGTACACATGCCCGTGAGTTGCATCAATTATTCTTTGATCTGCGGAAGCAGTTCAATCAAACATTCCTGATCGTTACACATAACGAAGAGTTAGCAGCGCAATGCGACAGAACGGTGCATATGAAGGATGGAAGAATTATTTCTAGTACGAATTGA
- a CDS encoding ABC transporter ATP-binding protein, protein MQSVIHLEQLRKSYYLGKQELPVLKGIDLDINKNEFVALMGPSGSGKSTLMNILGCLDTLTDGKYVLNGNDVSKMNDNELAEIRNQEIGFVFQQFNLLPRLSALENVALPLIYAGVSKKERTERALEMLEKVSLADRSHHKPNELSGGQIQRVAIARALVNRPSIILADEPTGNLDSKTSVEIMGLITDIHKLGNTVVLVTHEEDIASYAKRVVRLRDGLIESDKKREELLLK, encoded by the coding sequence ATGCAATCTGTTATTCACCTGGAGCAACTCCGTAAAAGTTATTACCTCGGCAAACAGGAACTTCCCGTTTTAAAAGGTATTGATCTTGACATTAATAAAAATGAATTTGTAGCCTTGATGGGGCCATCAGGTTCCGGTAAAAGTACCTTGATGAATATTCTTGGTTGCCTTGATACCCTAACCGATGGTAAATATGTTTTGAATGGCAATGATGTGAGCAAGATGAATGATAATGAATTGGCCGAAATACGTAACCAGGAAATTGGTTTCGTATTTCAACAGTTTAACCTCTTACCACGTTTAAGCGCTTTGGAAAATGTAGCGTTGCCGCTTATTTATGCAGGTGTATCAAAAAAGGAACGAACAGAGCGTGCATTGGAAATGCTGGAAAAAGTAAGCCTGGCCGACAGATCGCATCACAAACCAAATGAATTAAGCGGTGGACAGATACAACGTGTTGCCATTGCACGTGCACTGGTGAACAGACCATCCATTATTCTGGCGGATGAACCTACAGGTAACCTCGATTCAAAAACATCGGTTGAGATCATGGGTTTGATCACTGATATTCATAAACTCGGTAATACAGTTGTACTGGTAACGCATGAAGAAGATATTGCAAGCTATGCTAAACGTGTTGTGCGTTTGCGTGATGGATTAATTGAAAGCGATAAAAAACGGGAAGAGTTACTTTTAAAATGA
- a CDS encoding T9SS type A sorting domain-containing protein: MNFGTPNSGLDDGSYLGFIGADSDPTPNFESPSTRIASITGVSQTKTMERRYINRSTTLCNNLMPINPGESMILLDLVFTLVNNNPEYYNLNQVDYGFYWGGKFIAQFLTKQDGHFGALKDIYKEIAIIIFREQGTQNPYQPFDVSNCNNNNFAPVTVKGDDIAFIYPVHGILAGKAVDANLQDKDNHVLIQWKSEYNQLVDFFEVQRKDDDGEFKTIGLVMGKEGNENFQYEFKDKITARDIEPSYRIKVINNDEVITYSDVKKIRLGSEQSISVKVFPNPSSDNIRINLPAVENGSLFVCRMYSTEGRIVKVTNVSAANPSVDIKSLSVGSYFMELYNPKSGKRFYTQFSKQ, encoded by the coding sequence ATGAATTTTGGGACCCCAAATTCAGGTCTTGATGATGGCTCATATCTTGGCTTTATTGGTGCTGACTCTGATCCCACACCAAATTTTGAGTCACCTTCGACTCGCATTGCTTCAATAACCGGAGTGTCGCAGACTAAGACAATGGAGAGGCGGTACATAAACAGATCCACTACTCTTTGTAATAATTTAATGCCGATAAATCCGGGCGAGTCGATGATTCTCCTTGATCTTGTTTTTACATTAGTAAATAACAATCCGGAATATTATAACCTTAATCAGGTTGATTACGGGTTTTATTGGGGAGGTAAATTTATTGCCCAATTCCTTACAAAACAGGATGGGCATTTCGGGGCATTAAAGGATATTTATAAAGAAATTGCAATTATTATCTTTAGAGAGCAGGGTACTCAAAATCCTTATCAACCATTTGATGTAAGCAATTGTAATAATAATAATTTTGCTCCTGTTACCGTAAAGGGAGATGATATTGCTTTTATCTATCCTGTGCATGGCATATTAGCAGGTAAAGCGGTTGATGCCAATTTGCAGGATAAAGACAATCACGTGCTCATACAATGGAAATCTGAATACAATCAATTGGTTGATTTCTTTGAAGTACAACGCAAGGATGACGACGGTGAATTCAAAACGATTGGGTTGGTAATGGGCAAAGAAGGTAATGAGAATTTTCAATACGAGTTTAAGGATAAAATTACGGCACGTGATATAGAACCCTCCTATCGTATTAAAGTAATTAATAACGATGAGGTCATTACGTACAGTGATGTGAAGAAAATAAGATTGGGAAGTGAACAAAGTATAAGCGTGAAAGTATTTCCGAATCCAAGTTCAGATAATATACGAATTAATCTTCCCGCTGTGGAAAATGGTAGCTTGTTTGTATGCCGCATGTACAGCACAGAAGGCCGTATCGTGAAGGTTACAAATGTATCGGCAGCTAATCCTTCTGTTGATATTAAATCGTTGAGTGTTGGTTCTTATTTTATGGAATTATATAATCCTAAATCTGGTAAACGTTTCTATACACAGTTCAGCAAACAATAA
- the mgtE gene encoding magnesium transporter, which translates to MSLELEQEVSLKEQFEALMIREDKLEIQEFLNNQNISDVAELVYEFPDYESQMLANMSVHRAASVFKILDLPTQKQIIKELPPFKTAELLNELPADDRTSFLEELPGSVVRELIKLLNPEERKITLSLLGYPENSIGRLMTPDYVYIYPYNTVAEVFDTIRKYGKDSETINVLYIINEKGELVDDIRIRDIILAAPDKKVEEIIDGRFIALNVYDDQETANEAFKMNNRVALPVVSNTNKLLGIVTIDDVLWVANEEFSEDMQKMGGTEALDEPYIETPIFKLFKKRVVWLIILFFGELLTISAMQGYQDEIAKVVVLATFIPLIISSGGNSGSQASTLIIQAMALGEISINDWWRIMRREIVSGLLLGSSLCIIALSVIFVWSSFTTTFGDHAMLIGLTVGCSLIGIVLWGTLMGSMLPLILKRLGADPAASSTPFVATLVDVTGLLIYFSMAYLFLSGVLL; encoded by the coding sequence ATGAGTCTTGAACTGGAACAGGAAGTATCATTAAAAGAGCAGTTTGAAGCTCTGATGATACGTGAGGACAAGCTGGAAATACAAGAATTCCTCAATAACCAGAACATCAGCGATGTGGCCGAACTTGTGTACGAATTCCCCGACTATGAAAGCCAGATGCTGGCCAATATGAGTGTTCACAGGGCTGCTAGTGTGTTTAAAATCCTTGATCTGCCTACCCAAAAACAGATCATTAAAGAACTTCCCCCCTTTAAAACAGCAGAATTACTAAATGAGCTTCCTGCCGACGACCGGACTTCTTTTCTTGAAGAATTACCTGGCAGCGTAGTAAGGGAACTGATCAAATTACTGAACCCGGAGGAAAGAAAAATCACACTATCGTTGCTGGGCTATCCGGAAAACAGCATTGGCCGATTGATGACGCCTGACTACGTTTACATTTATCCCTACAATACCGTTGCTGAAGTATTTGATACCATCCGTAAATACGGAAAGGACAGCGAAACCATCAACGTGCTTTACATCATCAATGAAAAAGGGGAACTGGTTGATGATATCCGTATCAGGGACATTATTCTTGCTGCGCCTGATAAGAAAGTGGAAGAAATTATTGACGGCCGTTTTATTGCCTTGAACGTGTACGACGATCAGGAAACTGCCAATGAAGCATTTAAAATGAATAACCGGGTGGCACTTCCTGTTGTAAGCAACACCAACAAACTTCTGGGTATTGTGACCATTGATGATGTGTTGTGGGTGGCTAATGAGGAGTTTAGTGAAGACATGCAGAAAATGGGTGGTACAGAAGCATTGGACGAACCGTATATTGAAACTCCTATTTTCAAACTATTCAAAAAACGGGTAGTTTGGCTCATCATTTTATTTTTTGGCGAGCTGCTTACTATTTCAGCCATGCAAGGATACCAGGATGAAATTGCCAAAGTGGTGGTGCTTGCCACCTTCATTCCACTGATTATTTCAAGCGGTGGGAACAGCGGCTCACAGGCATCTACACTTATTATACAGGCAATGGCATTGGGCGAAATAAGTATCAACGATTGGTGGCGTATTATGCGGAGAGAGATCGTATCCGGGCTATTGCTCGGGTCGTCGCTTTGCATCATTGCACTTTCAGTGATCTTTGTTTGGAGTTCATTCACCACAACGTTTGGCGATCATGCCATGCTTATTGGATTAACGGTAGGCTGTTCGCTAATTGGCATTGTTCTTTGGGGTACGCTTATGGGCTCTATGCTTCCGTTGATCTTAAAAAGATTAGGGGCAGATCCTGCTGCATCATCCACCCCATTTGTAGCAACACTTGTAGATGTAACCGGGTTGCTCATTTATTTTTCAATGGCCTATTTGTTCCTTAGCGGAGTATTGCTGTAA
- a CDS encoding aconitate hydratase produces the protein MVFDLDLIKKLYSEMPAKVDAARKALGRPLTLAEKILFSHLWTGVDPVDFERGKAYVDFAPDRVAMQDATAQMALLQFDTTGRKKVAVPSTVHCDHLIVAKTEGKQDLVKAVTDNEEVYNFLSSISNKYGIGFWKPGAGIIHQVVLENYAFPGGMMIGTDSHTVNAGGLGMIAIGVGGADACDVMAGLSWELLMPKLIGVKLTGKLNGWTAPKDVILKVAGILTVKGGTNAIVEYFGEGATSMSCTGKGTICNMGAEIGATTSTFGYDESMSRYLKATGRAEVADAADKIKDYLTGDADVYANPEKYFDKVIEINLSELEPHLNGPFTPDLATPISQMKEAAAKNGWPTKIEVGLIGSCTNSSYEDISRAVSLAGQVSDKGLTLKSEFTITPGSELVRYTIERDGYLGVFEKIGATVFANACGPCIGMWDRVGAEKAERNTIVHSFNRNFAKRADGNPNTLAFVASPELVTALAIAGDLTFNPLTDTLTNDKGEQVKLDPPSGDELPIKGFAVEDAGYQAPAEDGSKVQLDVKPDSKRLQLLYPFSAWEGIDIKGLKLLIKAKGKCTTDHISMAGPWLKFRGHLDNISNNLLIGATNFFNEKTDTVKNQLTGEYGTVPNTQRAYKAAGVGSIVVGDENYGEGSSREHAAMEPRHLGVRVVLVKSFARIHETNLKKQGMLALTFANKEDYDKILEDDTIDVIGLTSFTPGVPLELVLNHADGSSETITVNHSYNAQQIEWFKAGGALNVIRSEFAKA, from the coding sequence ATGGTATTCGATCTCGACCTCATCAAAAAATTGTACAGCGAAATGCCTGCCAAAGTGGATGCCGCCCGCAAAGCATTGGGTCGCCCTTTAACATTGGCAGAAAAAATATTATTCTCACACCTTTGGACAGGAGTTGATCCTGTAGACTTCGAAAGAGGAAAAGCATATGTTGATTTTGCACCAGACCGTGTAGCGATGCAGGATGCAACAGCTCAAATGGCGTTGCTGCAGTTTGACACGACCGGTCGTAAAAAGGTTGCGGTTCCTTCAACCGTGCATTGCGATCACCTGATTGTTGCAAAGACAGAAGGCAAGCAGGATCTGGTAAAAGCTGTTACTGACAACGAAGAGGTTTATAACTTCCTTTCTTCTATCTCAAATAAATATGGCATTGGTTTCTGGAAACCTGGTGCTGGTATCATTCACCAGGTAGTGTTGGAAAACTATGCATTCCCCGGTGGTATGATGATTGGTACCGATAGCCACACGGTAAATGCCGGTGGCTTGGGTATGATCGCAATTGGAGTTGGCGGTGCTGATGCCTGCGATGTAATGGCTGGTCTTAGCTGGGAATTATTGATGCCAAAATTAATTGGTGTGAAATTGACCGGTAAACTCAATGGCTGGACTGCTCCTAAAGATGTAATTCTGAAAGTGGCTGGTATCTTAACTGTAAAAGGTGGTACCAACGCAATTGTTGAATATTTTGGCGAAGGCGCAACAAGCATGAGCTGTACAGGTAAAGGAACTATTTGTAACATGGGTGCTGAAATTGGTGCTACCACTTCAACCTTTGGTTACGATGAAAGCATGAGCCGTTACCTGAAAGCAACCGGTCGTGCAGAAGTTGCTGACGCTGCAGATAAAATCAAAGATTATTTAACAGGCGATGCAGATGTATATGCAAACCCTGAAAAATATTTCGATAAAGTAATTGAGATCAACCTCAGTGAACTGGAACCACACCTGAACGGACCATTTACTCCAGATTTAGCTACACCAATTTCTCAAATGAAAGAAGCAGCAGCCAAAAACGGATGGCCTACAAAAATCGAAGTGGGCTTAATTGGTAGCTGTACCAACTCTTCTTATGAAGATATCAGTCGTGCAGTAAGTCTTGCTGGACAGGTTAGTGATAAAGGATTGACATTAAAATCTGAATTCACCATTACTCCAGGTAGCGAACTTGTTCGTTATACAATTGAGCGTGATGGATATTTAGGTGTATTTGAAAAAATTGGTGCCACTGTATTTGCAAATGCATGCGGACCGTGTATTGGTATGTGGGACAGGGTTGGCGCTGAAAAAGCAGAACGTAACACCATCGTTCACTCGTTCAACAGAAACTTTGCAAAACGTGCCGATGGTAATCCAAACACCTTGGCGTTTGTTGCAAGTCCTGAATTAGTAACTGCATTGGCAATTGCCGGTGATCTTACATTCAATCCGCTTACAGATACCTTAACTAATGATAAAGGTGAGCAGGTAAAACTTGATCCTCCAAGTGGGGATGAATTGCCGATCAAAGGATTTGCAGTTGAAGATGCCGGTTACCAGGCACCTGCTGAAGATGGAAGCAAAGTGCAGTTAGATGTGAAACCAGATAGCAAGCGTCTGCAATTGTTATATCCATTCTCTGCTTGGGAAGGTATTGACATTAAAGGATTGAAACTCCTCATCAAAGCAAAAGGAAAATGTACAACTGATCATATCTCAATGGCGGGTCCATGGTTAAAATTCCGTGGTCACTTAGATAATATCAGTAACAACCTGTTAATTGGTGCAACAAACTTCTTCAACGAAAAAACTGATACTGTAAAAAATCAATTGACTGGTGAATACGGTACAGTACCAAATACACAGCGTGCTTACAAAGCAGCAGGTGTTGGATCAATTGTAGTGGGTGATGAAAACTATGGTGAGGGTTCAAGTCGTGAACATGCGGCGATGGAACCACGTCACCTTGGAGTTCGTGTTGTACTGGTGAAATCATTTGCACGTATCCACGAAACAAACCTGAAGAAGCAAGGTATGTTAGCGTTGACTTTTGCTAACAAAGAAGATTACGATAAGATTCTTGAAGATGATACCATTGACGTGATTGGTTTAACATCATTCACACCTGGCGTACCATTAGAGTTGGTATTGAATCATGCCGATGGAAGCAGTGAAACTATCACTGTTAACCATAGCTACAATGCACAACAGATCGAATGGTTTAAAGCAGGTGGAGCATTGAATGTGATACGCTCTGAATTTGCTAAAGCATAA
- a CDS encoding nucleoside deaminase: MEKQLTTEDFMREAIRLSIENVESGKGGPFAAVIVKDGKIIASGVNEVTLSNDPTAHAEVVAIRKACSTLNSFQLEGCEIYCSCEPCPMCLGAIYWARAAKIYFANTKEDAAAVDFDDKFIYDEIDLSHTGRKLTTQQLLREEALVAFEKWKTSPLKTKY, translated from the coding sequence ATGGAGAAACAACTTACCACAGAAGATTTCATGCGTGAAGCCATTCGTCTTTCAATTGAAAATGTAGAGAGTGGAAAAGGCGGTCCGTTTGCAGCAGTGATCGTTAAAGATGGGAAGATCATTGCAAGCGGAGTGAATGAAGTAACCTTATCGAATGATCCTACTGCACATGCGGAGGTTGTAGCAATTCGTAAAGCATGTTCAACTTTAAATTCATTTCAATTGGAGGGCTGTGAAATTTATTGCAGTTGCGAACCTTGTCCCATGTGTCTCGGTGCAATTTATTGGGCAAGGGCAGCAAAGATCTATTTCGCTAATACCAAAGAAGATGCTGCTGCTGTTGACTTCGATGATAAATTTATTTATGACGAAATTGATCTATCACATACCGGAAGAAAACTCACAACGCAACAATTACTCCGTGAAGAAGCATTGGTTGCATTTGAGAAATGGAAAACGAGTCCGCTTAAGACAAAATACTAG
- a CDS encoding SET domain-containing protein → MRLSCLFIADTEEKGRAVFTNESIAAGTIIEFSPVIVMRADERKLLDQTLLHDYIFEWGPKHDECALALGWISIYNHSYSSNAEYFMDFDSRQMMIKTVREIPAGEEVTINYNGEWNDGKKIWFDVKG, encoded by the coding sequence ATGCGTTTAAGCTGTTTGTTTATTGCCGATACCGAAGAAAAAGGCAGGGCTGTATTCACCAATGAGTCAATTGCGGCTGGTACCATCATTGAGTTTTCGCCAGTCATCGTCATGAGGGCAGATGAACGAAAGCTGCTTGATCAAACCCTTTTACACGATTATATTTTTGAATGGGGGCCCAAACATGATGAATGCGCATTGGCACTTGGCTGGATATCGATCTACAATCATTCTTACAGCAGCAATGCAGAATATTTTATGGACTTCGACAGCAGGCAAATGATGATTAAAACGGTGCGTGAGATTCCTGCGGGTGAGGAAGTAACGATTAATTATAATGGTGAGTGGAATGATGGAAAAAAAATATGGTTTGATGTAAAGGGCTGA